The following is a genomic window from Miscanthus floridulus cultivar M001 unplaced genomic scaffold, ASM1932011v1 fs_458_1_2, whole genome shotgun sequence.
AGGGACTGAACATAATGCCAAAGTGGAAGATTTGTACCGTGACAAAGATTTGGATGCAGCATTGGATTCCTTTGACAATCTCTTCTGTCGACGATGTCTAGTACGCCTGACTCTTAACTTTCAGATATTCTTTTCTAGGACCTGTGTGCTGACGGACATTTCTGCTCATTGGTGATGCTGATAGGTGTTTGATTGCAAGCTACACGGGTGTTCTCAAGATTTAGTATTTCCTGTAAGTTTTCACAAGTTGAAAGAGTTATTTCTAAAATTGTGTGTTTACTTGATTTGCGTCTTCTTTGTACAGGCAGAAAAACATACAGCTTGGAGTGGCGTTGATGATGGTGTACCCTGTGGTATTCATTGCTATAAACTGGTTCGTATTTTGTTGCGAATGACATCAAATAGTTGTTTTTGCTGTGTGACAATTTAGCCTTCTGAACTTTGAAGCATAAGCTTACGATTTTGCTTTGGTACTTGTTTTGTTAACAACATTTTTGCAGGCCTCTGAACCAGATTCTGTAGCTGGAGTTGATCACATGCTTATTGATGTTGAGGAGCCAGCTCACTCATCAGACAATGTGATGAACCAGCCAGGCCCAAATAGGAAAAAGAACGGCTCCAGTGGAAGGAAAACTAAATCTCAACAAAGTGAAAGCTCTTCAACTGCAAGGGTTATCTCAGAAAGCAGTGACTCAGAAGTACATCCAATAAGCAATAAATCTCCACAACACTCCCCTAGTCCCTCAAAAGTTAAAATTGGGCCGAAAGGTGGAATCAGAAAGATTACCAATAGACGAATTGCCAAGAGAATTCTCATGAGTGTGAAGAAAGGACAAAGGGAAATGGCATCATCTGATTCTAATTCTGTTAGTGGATCCTCTTTGGCAAGGGACATGAAGCTTAGATCTGATACACGAAATGGAAATAAGGAATTAATTGTATCCTCACAACAGAGTTCTCCAAGCACAAGAATTTCCAAAAAGAAGAGTACACCTCAAATTGGGAATAACTCAGCTTCTGCTGAAGTTCATAATGATTCAACAGAAGCAAATAACCGTCATTCAGCAACAGATGGTTACGATAGTTCAAGGAAAGAAGAATTCGTCGATGAGAATATATGCAAGCAGGAGGGTTACTTGAGATCCTGGAAGGCAATTGAGCAGGGACTTCTGGTGAAAGGATTAGAGATTTTTGGAAGGAACAGGTTGGGTCTTTCTCCTAATATCAAACTCCAGATAGCTCATAGTGATCAGAATGGTGTTCCTTGTGCAAGGAACTTAGGAATTTTGTTTCCCTTAATCTCCAAATTTCTTGAAATTCATCTTCTCTTTACCTTGTGACACCACATAAACATATCGGAGATCTTTCTACTGTAATTGTAAAAAAACAATTTAATCTTGGTTTACCTAAACTCAATAGTTACACTGAACCCATGGTTTGCCTTTCACACAGTTGTTTAATTGCTCGGAACCTTCTTGCTGGAATGAAGACATGCAGAGATGTTTTTCAGTATATGAATTATATTGAAAACAGCAGTGCATCTGGAGCTCTTAGTGGTGTCGATTCTCTTGTTAAAGGATATATTAAGGTTGGATTCACTGTGACCATTATTTGTTGATACTTACGTTCAAGCTGGTAACTTAATTTGGTGTTGTCCATGTTGATGTCCCAGGGTACTGAGTTGCGCACAAGGTCAAGGTATTTTAGAAGGCGAGGTAAAGTCCGTCGTTTGAAGTACACCTGGAAATCTGCAGGTTACCATTTCATAAGGAAAAGGATTACCTGAAAGGAAGGATCAGCCTTGTCGACAATATAATCCTTGTGGTTGTCAATCTGCATGTGGAAAGCAGTGTCCATGTCTTACAAATGGGACATGCTGTGAGAAATACTGCGGGTGAGTTACCTGTTTTCCTTTGCGTCAGCTTATTAGCATGCATAAATTTGGTTGTCAATCTGCATGTGGAATGCAGTGTCCATGTCTTACAAATGGGACATGCTGTGAGAAATACTGCGGGTGAGTTGCCTGTTTTCCTTTGCATCAGCTTATTAGTATGCATAAATTTTTATGTACAGCATTATTCTTTATACATTTTGTATCTCATTTTGAATAACTAATACATTTTTTTGTACTAAAGAGGGGCAGTGGAGACCTTAAGGGTCACCAATTTGCAACCCTATGCAGCATTATCTATCATGGTTTTACCTCCCTTTTGCTGATATCAGAAATGTTTTATCCGTTCTGCCAGATAGTTGCCCTTTGTTTAGAATATGAACTTTTCTATGTTAGTCTTGTTGCAGGCAGACTCAATAAATCAGGAAGTGGTTGCCCTTCTGGTTATTAAAGGTGTTGGTTAGGGGAAAAATTGTAGTATAGACAGTTATAGATTCACTCTGGTTTTCTATGCTGTTGCAACGCTGTGGTAAATGAATATCAATTCTTTTCTGATGCTGCTCTTTGAGTTGCTGTCTTGTCACGACCCTTTTAATCTAGAAACATTTGTATTCAAATATACTGTGGCGATGTTTGGATTGTTGCTTGAACACATACCACCTAGTTTTTGGTGTTAGACCATGCCCAAGTGTGCCTGTTTGGATTGGTGCCAATCTTTAGCTTGCCCACACTCACGCTGGCTCACACAGTCAGTTCACATAATCTTTGGCCTGCGTAATCCTGTGCCATTTGTTTGGCTAGCCCTGTTGGCAGGGCAGACACAGGCGGGATCCAAACAATCTACTTTGCTGACTGTTTCTTAGTTTAAGCATTTTTTATTCTTGATTGGGAAGGAAATTAGTATGTGGCAACATTTCACCACCATCCTGCTGTTGTAATTTTGTGATTCATCATGTTCTTTTTGTGAAAGGTTATCCCTTCCCTTATGCATTCAGGTGTCCAAAAATTTGCAAGAACCGTTTTCGAGGATGTCACTGTGCAAAGAGCCAGTGTCGCAGCCGCCAATGTCCATGTTTTGCTGCTGACAGGGAATGCGATCCAGATGTTTGCAGAAACTGCTGGGTCGGGTATGTATTTTAAAATCTGGGTCATGGCCATCATTTACAGTGACACCTCCAAATTATGTGTTCTCCAATCACACCCTGGTCGTTTACCACCTCTTAAAAAAATTGTATGTTCCTTATATTTCACCACCAGAGGTTTTGAGACTAAGTTGTATGAAGTAAAACTGTAGTTGTAGACTTGTATTGCAATTTTCATTGTTTGGATTTCTATACCTTTGAAGGAGGGTAGATGTAACTTTATCTATTCCTAGGAATATTGATCACCAAGAAGTGCATTGTGATTCTCTCTGTTTATGGTTGTACTATCTCAATTTACTAAATTCTGCATATTGAAGTCTTAACAAGTCGATTATATTTAAGATGATCAAGTTAATAGAATTGGTGTCAGTTATCATAGTAATTTGGAATTATCTTGCCATGCCTTATGCTAAATACTGAACTAAATGTTAATTTGTGCCTTTGCAGTTTTTAACTGGGCAACATGCCTAGTTTCCCATTGAACAGCTATGAACTCTGGGGTTAAATATTACACAATACTAGGCTGTATGTAATTTTGTTGGAATATATCCAATTTATACAGGATGATTTACAAAATGTAGGCTTTAGTATCAACGTTCTGCTGACATGTATAGGCAATCGTCTCGTTTAATTTGAACTAGGCTTTACGACTTCAGGAATTTTCCTAATTTAAGTTTTCTATGTGTCAACCAAAAAAATTGAAGATTTTTCAATTTTTCATGACATTAGAGCTGAGTAGAAGGCAAAGAAAGATTGAACAAATTTATCATTATCAAAAACTAGTTATAAAAAAAGTTTTGGTCAAATGGTTCCTCATTAGTCATTAGAGCTGATTTAAATCCATAATTCTTTTCTAGAATAAATCATCAGTACACTGAAACTACAGTCACTTATATTTTCCAACTTACAGGTGTGGTGATGGTACATTGGGAGTTCCAAACCAGAGAGGAGATAATTATGAATGCAGGAACATGAAACTGCTTCTTAAACAACAACAAAGGGTAAAAAGCTTTGCTTTGATAATATACCCATGCTATTGGCATGTTGCTTATAATCCAGTGAAGATGATAATTGATTTATCTATATCTATCCTTTAATTTCATTTTTCAAGAAAAAAGAACTGCAAATCCTTTTACAGGAGATTCTCAAGTCTAGTTTTCTTTAAACTTCATCTGGTACATTGTTATTGTGATGTACAAGTGATTTGAGTGCAAAGGTCTAAATCCATCTGAGTTTATGAATGAATGAACATATGTTGTGGTGCACTGAGGCAACAAGTCCCAGTAAAATATTCTTACATTTTACTTTAGAATTTGCTctttttgaaaaatatttcatcaAAGGTCTTTACTTAGTCATGACTCATGATATTCTTAGGTCTTACTTGGAAGATCAGATGTCTCTGGCTGGGGAGCATTCCTCAAGGTAAAACTATTCATCTGTTCTTTTCCATTCCTACTTCCCGTTATGATGCCTTATCTGTCTTTTCTTAAACCTTCAGAATAGTGTTAGCAAGCATGAATATCTTGGTGAGTACACTGGGGAACTAATCTCACACAAAGAAGCAGATAAGCGTGGAAAGATATACGATCGTGAGAACTCATCGTTTCTTTTCAACCTGAACAATGAGGTAGGTGTGCAAGAT
Proteins encoded in this region:
- the LOC136531847 gene encoding LOW QUALITY PROTEIN: histone-lysine N-methyltransferase EZ1-like (The sequence of the model RefSeq protein was modified relative to this genomic sequence to represent the inferred CDS: deleted 1 base in 1 codon) → MEAAAAAAVASSASASASAGRSRPSTSAAQDTTITAVQAGEENAASPYVLSVIDSLKKRITADRLTYIKNRIGENKTNLSSYTQRTYNLSKNRQINTLKGTDLASNLLTKRQDDALCTLHSYDIIPADKDGGNFQDESPFSSSKAIFGGNLGPKNAIRPIKLPEVPKLPPYTTWIFLDRNQRMTEDQSVLGRRRIYYDTSCGEALICSDSEDEAIEDEEEKKEFKHSEDRIIRMTIQECGMSDAVLQTLARYMERATDDIKARYEILHGEKTKDSCKKGTEHNAKVEDLYRDKDLDAALDSFDNLFCRRCLVFDCKLHGCSQDLVFPAEKHTAWSGVDDGVPCGIHCYKLASEPDSVAGVDHMLIDVEEPAHSSDNVMNQPGPNRKKNGSSGRKTKSQQSESSSTARVISESSDSEVHPISNKSPQHSPSPSKVKIGPKGGIRKITNRRIAKRILMSVKKGQREMASSDSNSVSGSSLARDMKLRSDTRNGNKELIVSSQQSSPSTRISKKKSTPQIGNNSASAEVHNDSTEANNRHSATDGYDSSRKEEFVDENICKQEGYLRSWKAIEQGLLVKGLEIFGRNSCLIARNLLAGMKTCRDVFQYMNYIENSSASGALSGVDSLVKGYIKGTELRTRSRYFRRRGKVRRLKYTWKSAGYHFIRKRITERKDQPCRQYNPCGCQSACGKQCPCLTNGTCCEKYCGCPKICKNRFRGCHCAKSQCRSRQCPCFAADRECDPDVCRNCWVGCGDGTLGVPNQRGDNYECRNMKLLLKQQQRVLLGRSDVSGWGAFLKNSVSKHEYLGEYTGELISHKEADKRGKIYDRENSSFLFNLNNEYVLDAYRMGDKLKFANHAPDPNCYAKVIMVAGDHRVGIFAKERILAGEELFYDYRYEPDRAPAWARKPEASGGKDDGQPSNGRAKKLAQNTRG